Genomic window (Phragmites australis chromosome 5, lpPhrAust1.1, whole genome shotgun sequence):
CCCCTGATAGTGTTCATGGATTGAGGTCTTACTTGGCTACTCGTCTACTCAGATCCTTCTCAACTCAATCTCAGGACCATATATCTACCACATGCGTGGGCTGCGACAGGGGGACTCACTCTCCCAGTTCTTGTTCGTGTTGGTGATGGACATCCTCAATCATCTGCCGACCAAGGCCAGGTAAGCACACGTTCTTCAGCCCACTGGTCATGACTCGATTATGCAGAGAAACAGATTATGCATCGATGTTTCTCTGCACGCCAATGACTTGGTGATCTTCGTTTCACCAACTTCGCAAGATATTTGGGCACACTGGACATTTCTTCGGAGAAGTTTCTGGCCTCCGAATGAACTTAATAAGTGCGCGACAGTTCCTATATGCTGCTCCAATGAGGACCTCTGCGTAATTAGTGACAACCTACCTTGCGGGTTGTCTTCCTTCCCCATTCAATATCTCAGGGTGCCTCTCATGACCAGCCAGCTTCGCTAACACCATTTGCAGCCTCTCGTGGATCGGGTGGCTGCTAAACTACCAACCTGATAGGCCAAGATCATCTCCATACCAGGCCGCACCATCTTGGTGAAAGCGGTGTTCTCCTCCACTCCTTTGCACACGATCATGTCTATTGTTGTTTCTCCGTGGATAATCATACAAATCGACAAGCTCTGGAAGGCCTTTCTTTGGGCAGGAGATAAGGAGACCTCCAGGGGTTGTTGTGCTCTTGCATGGCAGAGAATGTGCCGGCCGTTGCTGTTCAGTGGCCTTGGTATTCAAGACCTGCGATTGGTCAGCATTGCTTTGCGACTCATGTGGCTTTGGTGGCAGCGCTCTAACCCCTCCAGGCCGTGGTCAAGCCTCCCTCTCGATCATAAGCGCGAGGTCAATGCCCCTTTTGATGCGTCTACCAGGTTTCAAATTTGCAACGGGGAATCAATATTTTTCTAGACTGATGCTTGGTTGGAGAGTAGCTCTATCCGTTCATCTGCACCGGACCTCTTCGCCTGCATAGCTCATCCACGTCTCAAGACCAGAATGGTAAAGGATGCTTTGCGCAACAGTACTTGGGTGCAGACATCTTGAGGGCCCTATCCATTGTCGCGATCACCCAGTTCCTTCATCTTTGGTCGCAGTTGAACTCCATCATCCTGGTCGATGAGTTTGATCATGCGATATAGAGATGGAATTCTTCTGGACAATACCTGGCGAAATCCACCTATCAAGTCATGTTCAAGGGTCTATCAGGTTAAACGGTGCTCAAATGCTCTGGAAAACATGGGCACCTGCGAAAGTGAGGTTCTTTCcttttttgatatatttttttcctttgcatctttctaatttttaaaaaactgttaaaattttgagaaaaagtttagctcgtactttttttaaaaaacttttaagGAACAGTTTAGCTcaattttttgagaaaaagtttcgGGCGACTTGGGATGGAACTTGGGCTGTCATGCGCGAGTTGGCCGGGAGCGCTCTCGTGTGGAACAGTAATTTCATATACGTTAGTATATTACAACTCATCTGATCTAATTCATTAATGTATAATATCCTTTCTCCAAATGTACCATATTTATTTTGTGCGTTAAAACGACATTCCTATTAGAAATGTGTGCTGCCTGGGATATCGAATCACATGATATTGACGCTGAATCTCTTGCATATAAAACGCGAATTTCCATTCTATCATGCATCCTCGCCCGCACCGctcttagaccatctctaattattttcacttcattttattctcttcttgattcattttcctgttcatgtttcctttattttctctcatcttcaacaaatttttttcGAGAAAAACCGCGAAGCAAAAGGAGAGATAATCTTGTCTTAAAGAGAATGAATTTGGAAttccttcgtgacgggaaccgtgaagaaaaaccgttgaagcgctgaaaggaacgaaaatcgcttcacgacgggaatctggaCCGTGAAGGAAACCCTTAGCCATGATTTTACTGTTCCTCAATTCACTCTCCCGATCCCGTGGTTCTCCTCTCGAAATCACGGACGGCACCGCACGGTGGCGTCGCTGGACCGACCGAGGAACCGTACGCCATGGCCCTGGGAGACGGGCACGGTGGAGGTGCACCTTAGATTGTCCCACCAGATCGAGCCGGTGTGAATGCACACGAGCTCTGCAAGATGGACGGTAGCAGGACACGGTACTTGAACCACGAGCAAATAACACAAAGGCGGCTGTGCCGGCCATGCTCGGCTCTTGCTGACATCAGCAACTCGGTTCAGGTACAATGCAGGTAACAAATGCAAGCGTCAGGTTGCAGCTCAGAATTAGTCGTATTGCCTTTCGCATCCCTCTGACCTGTGCTGATGTGTCATCACAAGAGTGATTATTAAGGAACAAAATCTCAGACGGGACCAAGACTTAGCGCTAAGACAACCTACGCATGTAACGCACGACGTACACTGAGAAGCCTGACATAGTCGTATCACTCGTTGTTCAGTAACTGGTTCCCAGCAGGCCAACACTATTGTCTCACTCGGTCTTGATCAGCTTCTTGACAATGATCTTAAGAGCCAGCGCACTGGCGCTGCACTTTTGATCGACGAAGCATGACCGCCCTTCATCGGCCGCCTTGCACAGCTGCGGATCCATGGGCACCTTACCGAGGAAAGGGACCCCCATTTCATTGCACATTTTCTCCGCGCCGCCTTTGCTGCTGTCGAACACCTCGGTGCACGTCACAACAGACAGAAGCTCGGGGGCTTTCTCCTTGATGTAGTTCAGCGCCCATTCTGTAGCATCTGTCTCGCCTGCCTCACCTGGCTTCACGAACCTGAGATCTGAGAGTGACTGCCTCAGGCCACTCATGTTCTCCACAACACCTAAGACCGGGACACCAACCTTCTTGCAGAAGTTTATTTCCTTCCTCACATCGATTAGAGAGACCTGCTGCGGAGTCGTGACAATTATCGCACCGTCGATTCCTGTGGCTTGCAGATACTGCACAATTGAGATGTGTTCATCAGATGTTCCTGGAGGTGCATCCACAACAAGATAGTC
Coding sequences:
- the LOC133919228 gene encoding cytosolic Fe-S cluster assembly factor NBP35-like, with the protein product MENGGGGGGVGDVPDDANEHCPGTQSEEAGKVDACAGCPNQQICATAPKGPDPDVVAIVERMATVKHKILVLSGKGGVGKSTFSAQLSFALAEMDHQVGLLDIDICGPSIPKMLGLEGQDIHQSNLGWSPIYVESNLGVMSIGFMLPNPDDAVIWRGPRKNGLIKQFLKDVDWGEIDYLVVDAPPGTSDEHISIVQYLQATGIDGAIIVTTPQQVSLIDVRKEINFCKKVGVPVLGVVENMSGLRQSLSDLRFVKPGEAGETDATEWALNYIKEKAPELLSVVTCTEVFDSSKGGAEKMCNEMGVPFLGKVPMDPQLCKAADEGRSCFVDQKCSASALALKIIVKKLIKTE